The following DNA comes from Acipenser ruthenus chromosome 47, fAciRut3.2 maternal haplotype, whole genome shotgun sequence.
ATATTTTTCACTCTGTTATAGCACAAGAATTGcctgtttttaaatgcatgtctTTGTTGACAGTGATCTCCCTTAAACAAGTTTaccgtagtaaaagcatagtgaaagcatggtagagcaTAGTTACGCATTGGGAAGCCCAGAGCAtaatatttttaaagcatggcaaaccatagtaaactatgttaaatgcacAGTGTAGCCAATGCAGAAGcatggggaaaactacaaacctACTGTGATAATTCTTTCGAAGGATAACGCTGTCCTGTAagcttgttttacagtgtgtgtgcttTCTTTGCAGGCATTCTGTATACTGGCTGGATAACATGCCTTCACAGAGGGCTGCAACTACCAGTGGTAAGGAGGCTGGCACAACGCAGTAGTGGGTTGCAGACTGGCATGCCTCATTTTAGCAACTTTCTGGCCTCAGTTTTAGCAGCCATGCTCTTAAAACCCATATAAAAGTGAACCACAattaaagcatagcaaagggtaataaagcaaagggaaagcatggtaaagcacaggtaagcattgtaaagaccagcgagatatggtaaagcatatattaataaacatgccacagcagggtaaactatggtaaatgcagagtataagcATGGGAACAGCATGGAAAAAGTAcacaaatacagtggtaaacttttataagggaagagAGGGAATGACAATGCATTTAAAGAGAAAGTCGCTTTTAACTTTCAGTAAAGCTCATCATGTTTGCTGTCATTCCTAGTGGTTCTGATTGCATTTGCTTAAATACTAAGGGGCAGATgtaagtgggactttagcggtcGCTAAAAATGCGGCTTATATAAAGAGTGtttttcacctggcgttctgcacccgctgtcagattagcactttgccatcattaatccatttaaatgatattgaaatgtattcaagtgAAGAAAaaagcatggaattgggtggggatctggaatactaactGGGCACAAACATTGCagtgagatgtaaggattttgccttgcacttgggcaattgctcaCCCtgcaaaaactttgcacctcctctgacaaggtgcaaaccattgtagaagcaagtaattaagagctgcataaaaccacacaccttcagagacctgtgattggcttcaggatggctgctgtctGTGGTCCTGATGcggcgacgcttggctcttgttgaggacaggcaggaaaaccttcggaggagaagggcaaggcGGAGAtgccagggtcactttgtttgggatgggtTGTCCTCTCCGCTTGCCTCTCCAGCGGTGATGccctcctcctgttcctgctgcaggCCTGTGCTGCGTTGCGAGTTTCGCTTTTGTTTGCCACCGCCggtcctgccaccttttcatcacctggtctTCCAGGcaacactgacagcattgactttctccactatagaggaccatatggcctctttgatagcataactgatgttggatTTTCCTAATAACTCactttcatgctgagtgacctcagctgtaatgACACTCAGCTCCTCCTCTGAATACTTTTCTCTTCCGTGCACCAACAGGACTTTGCTGCcattcctctgacatatttttttgtttggtttgattttcgtgctccacaaatcgcATCCAGTGCctgctgctctctgcactcctaaCTCCCCTCAagtctgggctgtaagtgcggccgctaaataccccgctgcacaggcggcgctcattgagaccctcattatcatgattgcagctcttCATTTacgcgtgttgagtaatttgcattgctcttaagtttacataggccacagtgcaaaataattgcctggcctcCATTGTTGTCACAGCGCCTATCCTTATATGAGCCCCTAAGtcttttattttgttgatgttttATAAGTCTGTGCTCAATTGCATCTTACGCTAGATCCACCGAAGTGTCTTCATAGAACTAAGAGGTCTAGGGATCGGACACTTTGACTCatgtttcctttatttattttgttattttatatttatatttttggcaATAGATAGCTTTAGGTCATGCTGGTGCTTATTAACATAAATTATTACTAATATAAAGaatagtgatttatttatttaataatctcAATAGATGGGACACCCCAAATTAAAAAATCTATACAACATATACATGATTCACAATGTGTTAATCAAATcaaaatatactgtgtatatatatatatatgtatatatatatatatatatatatatatatatatatatatatatatatatatatatatatgtgtgtgtgtgtgtgtgtgtgtgtgtgtgtgttttttatagagTAAATTGAACAGGGTACAATGGTAGTCAATATTGTCATCCCCTCCCCCCAGTGGTCCAAATAGGTTCTCCTCTACCCTAATAAAGTGTAATACCATCTCTTTAAAAGGATCCTGCTCTCCTTCCTTTTTCAGTATTAACACCTAGACTGTCTGAATTGAGCCAGTTCAAAGCGCTGAATACGAAGTACAGCGAGGATAGGTGAGCCTTTAgatgattattatatatatatatatgtgtgtgtgtgtgtatatatatatatatatatatataccttacttttaattatttagtttttcctgcTGTCTATAAAGCAAATAGGCTTGGTTATGAAAGAAGATGTTAAATGTCAGGttattggttttgtattttttaacaaGAGGGTAATGGAATGAATATATGggggtgtgacagggtggcgtcacggcccaggctggctacCGGCAGGAATTACACCAAGAGAtagaaagctgcaggtttgagTGCGTACGCgcacgtttatttaacaaaataacacaaaacacaggaacaaaataaacacggcatgagggacaaaataaaaggtttaaacaaaagaataactatgtgtaggctgggcattagccttcactaccatGCTAATAAACAATAcgaaaatcacagcacaaacactcggGCTTTCTGGAtctttatatacatgtggccactcctcAATTATCTAACTGTTGAATGGCCAAACCTGTgatgctggcagggacagatttaaccctgTCAagcttacattcccacacacacactatttacagcagcagggcttctgccacAGGGGGCCGTCGTGCCCTGCTGTCTCAAGATCTGGTTTATTGGTGGAGAGTTAGATTCTCTACCCAGGGAGCGCGTGCTCTTCCAAATGACCTGTATAGCACCTAAACACTGCAATTCCAAAGCGTATTAAAGGACTCAGATTTTCTTCAGTCTTAGTTTCCATAGTCTGACCTTTGCAACCGTCTCAGCTTTTGATGTTATAGCATCGGTTTGTCTTTAAATTTTATAGTAAATTGGCCTTTGCAGCTGTTTTGTTGCCtgtgttttataatttttttatcacagtagttttgtgttatataaaggtatcaagttttttttcaaaacggAAAGCGCTTAAAAATTGGAaaattgttgttggttttttttttcacctgttAGACGCTCTCCCATATGGACAGTGAGTGCAGCTGCTCTTAAATCCACGGCTACCAAAAGACTGGAGGAGCTAGCCCAGCCCAAAGCACTTAGCCAGGAGTGGGAGCCACAGCGCTTCGTTTACTCAGTAGTAAGTAACAGTCCCACTTATACGACCATGATTCCCCCTTCTAAAACTTCACCACTGTAAACCACCATTGTTATCTTGCAGTTATCctccatgctttccccatggttttGCATTTATCAtactttgccatgttttttagtatgctttatcagggatggcaataagactcccattgcatagcagtttgatccattcctggttttgctgtgagtttaataagactgaGCTCGTTACCTGTAGtcagtggctaatcaagctcataacaAAACCTGGAATACGTGAAAATGCAGGTGAGCGAGGCTGTGAAGAGTGCAGTCCCCAGCCCACGCATTCTCCAGCTGGCCCGGCCCAAGAGGCGATACCCCCCTGTGGCTCGTGAGTCTCTGATCTGGAGTCCGGAGCAGGGAATCAGCATTGTCACTGAGGCAGCGTGCAGCGCCGTCGCCACTCCCCGGCTCCAGGACCTAGCAAGTAAGCCATCATTGCGTTAACTACTgactttttttcctttacagtaAAAGTGAATTCAGCCCTTGTttttctgctgtttgttttttctctgtttAGCAAGTGCAAATGCAAAGAccatttcttccttttttttttggaaagaaataaaaacaatctgAGCAGTATAAAACAAGAGAAGAGTTGctcagagcaaaaaaaaaaaaaaaacaccagctctTTGCTGTAACTAAATCGTTCCTTGCTGGTTTCATGCACTCGTTGCTTTAATATACGGCTTTAAAGTCATCTGGATGAGATGATTGAAGGAGGTATTCAAAGTGATTCTCAACAGCAATAACATCACGCTAGTTAAGATAACCGTTACAGTTGATGCATATTTCATACCCACACACCAGGTTATTTTGATGTTGTTGCTTGAACTCGTCATGTGGTAAGATTTGCTGTAAAATTGCCCCTGCAACGGCTGTAGTTACTTGAAAAAGTAACACAAAAAGCTTGTGGGTCGGTATCATGGCCCCTGGTCACCTGCCCAAATCCATCCAGCGCTTCCTTCTTCTTTTCCTCCAGCGGCCAAACAAGTGCACGCCCTGTTCCTCCCGGAAAAGCCCACGGCATGGCCGGTCCCTGAAAGCGCCATGAAGGTCGTGGCTAGCGATCGCGTCCACATGCTGGCCAAACCCAAAGTACAGAAGGGAATCTTCGAGGGTTACGACCCCTACCTAGTGACAGAGACCGCCAAGCAGGCCCAGGCGTCTCCGAGGGTCCTGGAGCTCTCCATGCCACTCCCACGGAAAGTGCGGCACAAGAAGATCTAGGAAAGCACCCAGGAAGAGGCAGATTCAGTCGCTGGTTTTTACAATAAATTTCTGTGTATGAAATGCCAGGTGTTCAGGCTGTCTTACCTCATGACTGCTACACAGTGCTTTAGTTCGGTTTCACAGGACCCCAGTTAGCACTAATATTGGACTACCTTGTGTTATTttaggggtctgtgaaaccaatcaCTAATGTTTAGGTAAATTAGTCTGATATTAGTGCTAATCATGACTGTGTGAAACCAGCAGTTCAGCTTCAACTAACATTAGAATTGACTTATTCTCTAATAAAACATCTCTGTTTTTCCAGCAGAAATGTTTAGTATGAATGTTTGTTAAGCAAAGTGACAGCTCTGACAGTGTAAGCCTTTTCTCTGCTCTTTCATAATTttgatactgtaaaaaaaaaaaaaaaaaaaagtttgatgggTAAACAATTCGTTGTATTAGCCTGGTAAAACAAAGGAAgcctgagaggtatggtaaagcatatttaaagaaTGGCAAAACAGGGGAAACTATGTTAAATACATAGTACAActatgggaaaactgctaaattactgtgcaaattaatTTTTATAACGGGGGGCTCTCGATAAGCAGCACAAGTACAACACGACGATAAGGGAGTCGTGAACATGGTATTGCACAGAGGGCGATTTTTAACCCTCATGGTTTAAACCTTtcacctgtttttattttttcaggattttttttccaaagcCCACAGCATCAATCTCAGTGTCATTATTATTTCATATTCAAATATTAAATACAACCTTATTGATCTGATCTGCCCATACATActagaatatattaaatatgatGCATTCCAACTGAACCTGAGAATTCGAGGCTAcatcgtttttttatttatttttatttattaattattattattattattatgattattattattaaatacaaccTCAAGGATAGGTTATGATGTGCTATTACgaacttcttaaaaaaaaaaagagtgaagtAGAGGTACCCTATAAAAACCGAGTCATATTAAAATGTGTACCTAGACaaataatattattgttgttatttatttttctcttaaaAGTAATATGTACCCCGTCCTTTCGCCACACCCTGTAGTGGAACATCCTATGCTACATTATTATAACATTAGTTATCAGCCAGAAACATCAACGCCTATTGTAGCTCTCTGCTACATCCGGGCATTCCACTCAGCCTGCGTAGAACGGAATGGCGGAGGTAAGTGAGCCAAAGGGCTGGGGGTGAATAAtaatcatatatttttttctaaaacagccGCGTCTTGCTGGGTTTCAACCGGCACAGACTGTCAATTAGATGTTTCTCTCCCGGCTTCGAGGGTTCCGGGCGGTCATTTCGGCTTCAGCTCGGCTATTAAAATGAGTAAAGATGGGGTGTTCGCAACGCTGTCCTCGGGTCTGGTTTCTCGGCGTTCTTTAACATACACACAGCCATCCCCGAGCTGCCAGATAGTGAGCCATAGGAAAAGCGGCGACTCTGCTTCGCGGCGCTGCTCAAAAGTGTCCAAGGTGCGCCTCGATAAGCATGCGCCTTTAAATGACTGGATTGTTTGTAAACTAACTTGACTCATTTGGCAGAGCCAATGCAAAGAGCTACGGTCTAGAGCCAAGCATCTTTGCAGCCGTTATGTCATTTAATATGGCTTTATATGAAATTTCAGCACTAAGACGCTTGGGATAGCATCAGTAGCTGAATGCATACACCACGTAATGACCAAGACAGCGAGAAAGTTAAGGAGTTGCCAgcggctttattattattattattattattattattattattattattattgctggtgttgttatttttatcACGTATGCTATATTAATACAGCTTTATTTTTTCTGAGTatgaaacattaaaaatattgTAGTTTTAAAGTACGCGAAAGAATTTGCTTCAGGTTTGATCAGCTCTACTGTACAGTCTGTATGACAGAAACTACACTGTCTTCAGTCAGGAGACACTAGCGCTACCGCTGCAGGTACAGGTGCTGTACTAGCTGTCCGAGTGAAGTAAACGCATTCTAACGTTATCATCGTGGTAAACGGTGAGTTAGTTTTCTCCgctgttgtttcttttttagaGACCAGAAGTTATGTTCCCTCGAGTCGTACTGAAAGGTAGAGTAATACTAGCAGTGAATGTGTGTGAAGCATTGTAAGTACCAACACATACCCCTTCCGTTGCTAGtaaagggggggagggggctgtGGAGTTAGTTTTCATAgtatttccctacttttgtcgttttaatgtcaaccctaactgatgcaaagaaaatatatatatatatatatatatatatatatatatatatatatatatatatatataaaggaagaGTGTAAATACAAAGAGAGAAGATAGATTTTAGAAGATAGATTTCAGCAGTATGAAACACTGGTCCCTGTTATTATCAGATGttctgtgtttaaagtgtatgGCTACGGAGGGCCACTGCAGTGATTGAACTGTAAGAGAAAGCATGTGATGCAGACTGCTTTATAGACAGTTGACCACTTTGGAATGCTGCAGCAGAGAAAACAATGACAGCATTCCAATCATTTGAAAGATGCCACTCCTCCAAAGGTGGGAGTTTGTCCCTGTGAGAGTGCTTCTGTCTGCTGTCTGTAATGATATCTGAATGACAGAGCCCTACTTTGAGACACATTGAGCAGGTAATGCAGATATACATACACAG
Coding sequences within:
- the LOC131721051 gene encoding testicular haploid expressed gene protein-like; amino-acid sequence: METRIDVLAKPKKNFLKFPDRHSVYWLDNMPSQRAATTSVLTPRLSELSQFKALNTKYSEDRRSPIWTVSAAALKSTATKRLEELAQPKALSQEWEPQRFVYSVVSEAVKSAVPSPRILQLARPKRRYPPVARESLIWSPEQGISIVTEAACSAVATPRLQDLATAKQVHALFLPEKPTAWPVPESAMKVVASDRVHMLAKPKVQKGIFEGYDPYLVTETAKQAQASPRVLELSMPLPRKVRHKKI